The window CCTTTCTTTTTGGTTTATAAAATATGGGTTTATATGGTTTAGAAGTCCCATCTGATATACTCCATTTTTTCCCACCTTCATAAATTGCTTTATTAGGACATTCTGGTTCACAAGCTCCACAGTTAATACATTCTTCTGTAATTTTTATGGACATTGTATTTGAAAATTTTAAAATAATGATAAAAACTTTTAATGAATTAGGATCTTTTTTAAGGGAATTTAAAAAATTTTATGCAAACGATAAATATATTTCTAAAAATTTTAAAATTTTTTTTACTCCTTTTAAAAAAGAATTGAAAAAAATAACTATAAAAAATAGTTGGTTTAGAATAGAAGATTTATTAATAACTATTGATCATTGGGGAATGATTCTTAAAAAAGAAAAACTAGAAAATTGGATTAATAAATACTCTTTAAATGAAAAAAAAAATAATTTAAAAAAAGTTCTCGTTATTATGCCTGGGAATATCCCCATGGTAGGGTTTCATGATTTTTTATGTGTTCTTTTTTCAGGACATAATATAATCATTAAATTATCTCAAGAAGATAATTTATTAATTCCTTTTTTATGCAAAATAATAATATTTAAAAAACCTATATTGAAATATAGAATAAAATTTACAAAAAATATTTTTTATGAAAGATTTGATTATGTCATAGCTAGTGGAAACAATAATACGGCTCGTTATTTTGAATTTTTTTTTAGAAAAAATCCTATTTTAATTAGAAAAAGAAGAATATCCATCGCAGTTTTACAAAATAATGAAAAAGAAAAAGAATTAATTAATCTAATAAAAGATATACTAACTTATTCTGGAAGAGGATGTAGAAATGTAGGAAAAATATTTATTCCTTATGATTATAATATTCATTTTATTTTAAAAAAATCATTTGTATCTGAATATATAACAAAGAACTATAAATATAAAGATAATTATAAATATAATCTATCTATTTATACCATGAATAAAATTCCTATTATAAAAAATAATTTCCTAATTTTAAAAGAAGAAAAAAATTATTATAGTCCAATATCTGTAGTTTATTATGAATTTTATAAAGATTTAAATAAATTAAGAGAAATAATTAAAAAAAATAATCAATATATACAATGTATTGTATCTAATAATTTTTTACAAAAAGAAATTAATTTTGGCAAAACACAATATCCAAAATTAGAAGATTTTTCAGATGGAATTGATACAATTAAATTTTTAAATTAAAAATTTAGTTTAAATTTCATGAAATTTTATAACTAATTGATCTTGATTATCAAGATATATTTTTTTAAATATTTTTCCTTTTATTTTAGGAGCTATAAGACCATTTTTTAATATTTTTTTACATATAAAAATTCTACATTCATCCCAAATATTTTTTTTTATAAAACTTTCCAAGGTTTTTTTTCCACCTTCCACAATTAGTGACAATATTTTTTTTTTATACAAATGATTTAAAATATGATTGATTATTTTTTTATCAAAAGAAATTTGAACATATTCTGTATTTTTTTTATTTTCTTTTTTTTTTTCTGTAAAAACAATAGTACGTTGAGTCCCATCTAAAATAAAAAAAGAAGTAGATATGTTTAATTTTTTATCAATAAAAATTCTAATAGGATTGTATCCAAACCATTCTCTAACATTTAATTTAGGATTGTCATTTAATACAGTTTTTTTACCTACTAGAATGCTGTCTTCTTCAGATCTCCATTTATGATTTAATTGTTTTGCATATATTCCACTAATACAAGTGTTTTTTTTACCTTTAAAAGTTATAAAACCATCATAACTTTGAGCCCATTTTAAAATAATATAAGGACGATTTTTTTCATAAAAAGTAAAAAAACGTTTATTTAAAATACGACATTGATTTTTTAAAACATTTTCTATAACTTCTATTCCAGATTCTCTTAATTTTTTGATTCCTAATCCTTTAATTTTATTAAAAGGATCTTTAATTCCTATGATTACTCTTGGAATATGTTTTTTAATTATTAAGTCAACACAAGGTGGGGTTTTTCCAAAATGAACACATGGTTCTAATGTTACATAAAGAGTGGAATCAAGGAATAAATTTTCATTTTTAATTCTATTAATAGCTTTTACTTCTGCATGATCCATTCCATTTTTATAATGCCATCCTTCTGAAAGAACTAAACCATTTCTCTCTATAACACAACCAACCATTGGGTTAGGAGAAGTTAATCCTAATCCATTTTTTGCTAATTGTATAGCTCTTTTCATAAAAATTTCTTTATATATCATTTTGAATTCCATATTTTCCAAGATTCTTCTGCTTGAATATGCAACATTTCTAATCCATTCTTAATGATAGCTCCTTTTTCTTCCGCTTTTTTTAAAAATAAGGTTTTATTTGGATTATAAACTAAATCATAAAAATAATGTTCAGAAGAAATATATTGATAAGGTAAAGGAGGATAAGAATTTATATTGGGAAATGTTCCTAAGGGAGTGCAATTGATAATAATTTTGTATTGTTTTAACAAATTTTTGTCTATATCATCATAAGATAAAAAATTTTTATTTTTTTTTCTAGAAATATGTATATAGGATATTTGTAATTTTTTTAAAACAAATGAAACCGTTTTAGAAACTCCACCAGTCCCCAAAATTAATGCTTTTAAGTTTTTTTTTTCTAAAAATGAATTCATATTCTTTTTAAAAGAAAATTCAAACCCTGAAACATCTGTGTTATAACCTATTATAGATTTATTTTTTATTTTTATAACATTTACAGATCCTATGTATTCTGCTTTAGGCATAATTTTAGTTAAAAAAGGAATAATACTTGTTTTATAAGGGATGGTAACATTACATCCTTTTAAACATGGATTTTGTAATATTAATAATACATTTTCTATATTTGGAATATCAAAGTTTTTATAATCTGTATGAATAATGGATTCTTTTTTAAATTTTTTTAAAAAAAAATCTCTTGAAAAAGAATGACTAATTCCTTTTCCAATTAATCCAAAAATAAATTTATAGTTTTTATTTTTTTTTCTCATAAACATAAAACTATTCTTCTTTTTTTAATTTTATACGTTCTCTATACTTTGCTTTTAATATTTTATTCCTCCTTCCTTCAGAAGGTTTTATGTATTGTTGTTTTTCTCTAAACTCTTTTAAAATTCTAGTTTTATCAAATTTTTTTTTACATTTTTTTAAAGCTTTATCAATGGATTCTCCTTCTCTAACTGTAGTAATTAAAATCATAAAAAAATTAATAGTTTTTAAAATAATTCATTTTTTGTGGACACTATCGGATTTGAACCGACGACCTCTACCCTGTCAAAGTAGCGCTCTAAACCAGCTGAGCTAAATGTCCTTTTAAATCAACAAAATTAAGTATTTTTTAAAAAATATAAAAGATCATAATTTATATGTACTGCAATATTTTTAAAAAATCTATAGAAAATTTAAAAGGATTAAGTTTAAAAAAAGCTTATTTATTTAATACGGAATTAAATCTTTATACATACGAAGATTTACTTTTTTTTTATCCAAAAGGATATATACAGTTATTAACTTTTAAAAAAATATCAGAATTATCAAATAATAATAATAATAATTTTGTACGAATACTAGGAAAAATAACTAATATTGAAGAAATAAATTTTAAAAAAAAAAAAGGTAAAATATTTATAGCACGTTTAGAAGATAAAACAGGATTTATTGAATTAGTTTGGTTCCAAAAAATAAATTTTAATATAAAAAAGAATATTATAATGATGGTTTTAGGAAAAATAAAATTTTTTCAAAAAAAAATTCAAATTATTCATCCAATCATTCATACAAATATTAAAAAATTTAAATTTTTTAAAAAAGATTTTTATATATATCCTCTTTATTCTATTCCAAAAAATATGAAAGAAAAAGGAATTAATAATTCTTTTATGATTAATTTATTACAAAATTTAATAAAAGAATTAAAAAATAACATAAAAGAATTTTTTTTTGAAAAATTTATTGATAAAAAATTAATGTCAAGAAAAAATGCTTTAATTCAAATTCATTTTCCAGAATCTTTCGAAAGCTTATTACAAGCTCAATATTCTTTAAAATTTGAAGAATTATTCTTACTAAAATTATTTTTTTTATCAAAAAAAAGAACGGCATATAGTAATCCATTTTTAAAATTGGGAAAAAATTTTCATAATTTTTACAAAAATTTTTTGCCTTTTACTTTAACAGAAGAACAAAAAAAAGTATTTAAAGAAATATGGAATGATTTGAAAAAACCAATTCAAATGAATAGATTATTGCAAGGAGAAGTAGGATGTGGAAAAACTATAATAGCTATATTATCAATGCTTATTGCTTTAGATAATGGATTTCAATCCTGTTTAATGGCTCCAACTGAGGTTTTAGCTATACAACATTTTTCTTCTATAAAAAAAATGTTTTCTAAAATTGGAATTAAAATAGCTTTATTAACAAGTTCGACCTCTAATTCTATACGAAAATATCTCTATCATGAAATATTTACAGGAAAAATTTCCATTTTAATAGGAACACATACTTTAATACAAGAGAAAGTTAAGTTTAAAAATTTAGGATTAGCAATCATAGATGAAGAACAACGTTTTGGTGTAATACAAAGAACTAAAATTTGGGAAAAAAATAATAAACATCCTCATATTCTTATTATGACAGCTACCCCTATTCCTAGAACCTTAGCAAAGATTATTTATCATGATTTAAACATTTCTGTTATTAAACAGTTACCTTTAGAAAGAAAACCTGTAAAAACTATACATTTTTGGAATTATAATAGAAATCAAGCTTTTGATATAATAAAAAATCAAATTTCAAAGGGAAGACAAATATATGTTGTATATCCCACTATAAATAATTCTTCAAGAAGTAGAAATAAAAATTTAATAAAGGGATATCAAGAAATAAAAGAAAAATTTAAAAATTTAAAAATTGGAATTTTACATGGAGAAATGAATTGTCAAGAAAAAAATATGCAAATGAATCAATTTTTATGTGGAAAAACTAAAATTTTGATAGCTACTACAATCATAGAAGTGGGAGTAGATGTTCCTAATGCATCAGTAATTTTAATAGAAAATGCAGATTTTTTTGGATTATCTCAATTACATCAATTAAGAGGAAGAGTAGGAAGAGGAAAACATAAAAGCTATTGTATTATGATTACTGATCATAATAAAATAAGTACAGAAGGTTATTTTAGAATTAAAAAAATGTGTGATATTAATCAAGGGTTAGAAATAGCTAAAGAAGATCTTAAATTACGTGGTGGGGGAGATTTAATAGGAACTAAACAAAGTGGAAAAAATTATTTTCGTATTATAAATCTTATAAAGGATTATAAACTTATAAAAGATGTTTTTCCAATTGCTAAAATTTTTTTTAAAAAAAATCCTAATTATTTAAAATATACAAAATATATATATAAATATTACAAAAAATATAAATAATAAAAAACTAAATAAAAAGAAAGTTAATTTATATTTATGTCTTTAAATAGCAATCAACGTAAAATCATAGAAACCATTAATGGTCCTATCCTTGTTCTTGCTGGAGCAGGATCAGGAAAAACTCGTGTTATTACACATCGTATTGTTCATATGATTCAAAACGTAGGAATAAATCCTTCTAATATTTTAGCTTTAACTTTTACTAAAAAAGCTTCTATAGAAATGAAAAATCGTATTTCTAATATGTTAGATAAAAAGGATTTAGATAAAATTACATTGGGGACTTTTCATTCTATATTTTCTATAATTTTGAGAAAAGAATCTCATTGGATAGGATACAGATATAATTATTCTATTTATGATCATAAAGATTCAGAAAATGTGATTAAAAGAATATTAGAGGATATAAATTTTGATATATCCTTAAAACCTAAAGAAATAAGAATAAAAATATCTGAATACAAAAATAATTTATACAATAAAAATTTAAAAATTAAAAAATCAGAATGCTTTATTAAAATATATGAATCTTATATAAAACGTTGTTTTCAAGCAGATGCATTAGATTTTGATGATATTTTACTTAAAACTAATGATTTATTTTTTTATTTTCCAAAAATTCTTAAAAAATATCAAAAAAAATTTAAATATATATTAATTGATGAATATCAAGATACTAATTCATCTCAAAACTCTATTGTGAAATATTTAGCATCTTATCATAATAATATTTTTGTAGTAGGAGATGATTCTCAAAGTATTTATGCTTTTCGTGGCGCAAATATTTCAAATATTTTAAATTTTCATATTGATTATAATAATGCTAAAATTTTTCGTTTAGAACAAAATTATCGTTCCACAAATTATATAGTTCAGGCATCCAATAATATTATTTCTTTTAATAAAAATCAAATTTTTAAAAAAATATGGACAAAAAATGAAAAAGGAGAAAAATTAAAAATATATTGTGCTTTTTCTGAAAAAGAAGAAGCACAATATATTGCTTCTTTTATTCTTTCAATAAAAAAAAAAACAAAATTTGAGTATAAAAATTTTGCTATTCTATATAGAGCAAACATGCAATCGCATGTTATAGAATATGCTTTAAAAGAAAAAAATATTCCATATAAAATATATGGATCTATTTCATTTGAAAAAAGAAAAGAAATTAGAGATTTTTTGGCTTATTTAAGAGTTATTACTAATCCAAAAGATGAAGAATCTTTATTACGTATTATTAAAAAAATAAATACAAGAATTGTAAAAACTATATTAAACTTATCTAAAAAAATAGAAATTCAAATTTATGAAATTATAAAAAATATTGATAATTATCAATTTTCGTTGAGTATAAATAAAAATACAAAAAAACAATTTAACAAACTTTTTTTAAAAATAGAAAAATGGAGAACGAAACTGGGGAAAATAAATGCATATATAATAGCAAAAAAAGTTGTTAATTTTTTGTTAGAAATAGATTCAAAAAATTACAGTAATGAAGATTTTAAATATATACTTGATAATATCTTTCATTATGTACATGAACAAGAAAAATTAAAAAATGGAGATATTAGCTTATTTGGATTTTTGCAATATTTTTATTTGGAAATAAATGAAAATATTAATGAAAAAAATGAAGAAAATAAGGTTTCATTAATGACGGTTCATCTATCCAAAGGATTAGAATTTTCTATTGTTTTTATTGCAGGATTAGAAGAAAATTTATTTCCTGCAAAATCAAGTTTAGATGATCCATTACAAATAGAAGAAGAACGTCGTTTATTCTATGTCGCTTTAACCAGAGCACAAAAAATAGCTGTGCTAACTTATACAAAATATAGATATTTATGGGGGAAAAGAAAAGTAAATATTCCCAGTCGTTTTATTAATGAACTTAATAGAAATTTTATTGAAATAAAAAATAAAAATAATCTATGCTTAGAAAAAAAAATAATAAATTATTTCAATTAAAATTAGCTAAACTTATTTCTGTTTAATAAAATTACACTGGGTTCTTATGGAGGATTCAAAAAAAATTAAATTAAATTTTGGGTTACAAAAAATAATTTTTTTTGTAGCTATTGTTTTATTTTTTATTAAGTTAATAACTTGGTATATTACTTCTTCACTTTCTATATTTAGTGATGCAATAGAAAGTTTTATAAACATAATTAGTGGTTTTATAGGATTATGTAGTTTTTATATCTCTTCTTTACCTAAAGATAATAATCATCCATATGGTCATGGAAAAATAGAATTTATATCAACAGCAATAGAAGGATTTTTAATTTTTTTTGTTGGAATCACTATTTTTATAAACACTTTTATACGTGTTAAATATCATATGTATGGAATTTTTTTACCAAAATTAGATTATGGAATATTTTTAATGTCTTTTACTGCGATTATTAATTATTTTTTAGGTTTTTTAGCATGCAAAATAGGACATAAAAATGGGGCTTTGACGTTAATAGCCAGTGGAAAACATCTTAAAATAGACACTTATTCAACTTTAGGAATAGTTATAGGATTAATATTATTAAATATTACCAAATGTATATGGATTGATCCTATTATTTCTATTATTTTTTCATCCGTAATTTTGTATACAGGATTAAAATTATTAAGAAATGCGATAGCTGGAATTATGGATGAATACGATAAAAAACTTTTAAAAAAATTATCATTATATCTTAATGAAAAAAAAGATATTTATTGGATTGATCTTCATCATTTAAAAGTTATTAAATATGGAAGTGCTTTGCATGTTGATTGTCATCTAACTGTTCCATGGTTTTTTAATATAAAAGAAGCTAATCACGAAGTTAAAAAATTAACCCAATTTACTGAAGAAAAATTTGGATCTAAAGTAGAGTTATCTGTACATGTAGATGCTTGTTCCAATAATCATTGTATCTTTTGTTTAAATCATTTCTGTCAAGGAAGAAAAAAATTTTTTCCTAAAAAAATTTTTTGGACTTTAGATAAAATATCTAATTCCAAGAAGAATACCCCTATTAAGGTAGATTGACTTAAATATTATTAAAAAAAAATATAAAATGGAATATAACATTAATCGTTTAAAATTGGTAATCCCAGAATATGGAAGAAATATTCATAAAATGATAGATTATGCTATACAAATAAAAAATAGAAAAAAAAGAAATCGCTGTGCATGGGGCATTATAAAATTAATGACAGATTCTACTAATCCTAGATTTAATAAATCTATTCCTTATTTCCAGCATAAATTATGGAATCAATTATTTATTATGTCAAAATATCAATTGGACATAGATCCCCCTTTTCCAAAACCAAATCCAGAAAAAATACAAGTTAGTTATTTTAATAAAAAAATAGTGTATCCAGAATATTTAAATAATTTTAGATATTATGGTAAAATAATAAGAAACATGATTCATGTTGCAGTACATTGTAAAAATAAACAAAAAAAAGAAGGATTATTTTATGCTATAGCTAATACAATGAAAAAAAATTATTTAAGATGGAATAAAAATATAGTAGAAGATGATATTATATTTCAAGATTTAAAAAAACTTTCAAAAGGTAAAATTTGTTTAATTAATACAGATCCATTATTACAATGTTCTCATATTTTAAGATACAAAAAAAAAAATTTTTCTAGAATAGAAAAAAGTATGAAATGGGGATATTTAAAATAAAAGGAGGTTTCCCTTTAAAAGGAGAAATAAAACCACAAGGTTCTAAAAATGAATCTTTACAGGTTTTGTGTGCCGTATTATTAACTACAGAAAAATTAAGAATAAAAAATATTCCAGATATAGGAGATATTAAATGTTTGATGAAAATACTTAGAGATATAGGGGTTTTAATAAAAAAAAATGGGGTTGGAGATTATACTTTTCAAGCTAAAAATATTGATATTGAATATTTAAATACGAAAAAATTTAGAGAATATGGAAAATCAATTAGAGGCTCTATTATGATTGCTGGACCACTACTAACTAGATTTAGAAAAGTTTGTATACCTATTCCTGGAGGAGATAGGATAGGAAGAAGACGTTTAGATGCTCATTTAACAGGATTAAAATTATTAGGAAGTTATATATCTTATGATAAAGAATCTCAATATTTTGTTTTACATACAAAAAATAATAACAGTTTAATAGGAGAATATATTTTAATGGAAGAGGCTTCTATTACGGGAACAGCTAATGTAATTATGGCTGCAACCTTGGCTAAAGGAAAAACTACTGTTTACAATGCTGCTTGTGAACCATACATTCAACAATTATGCAAATTGTTAAAAAAAATGGGGGCAAAAATAAGAGGAATAGGATCTAATTTAATTCATATAACTGGAGTAAAAGAGTTAGGGAGTGCTACACATACTGTATTACCTGACATGGTTGAAATAGGAAGTTGGATAGGATTATCTGCTATTACTTGTTCAGAAATACGAATTAAAAATGTTAGTTGGGATAATTTAGGAATAATCCCAAATACATTCCAAAAAATGGGAATACAATTAGAAAAAGAAAAAGATGATATTTATATTCCATCAAAAAAATATTATGAAATTAAAAAATTATTAAATAATGCAATATTAACAATATCTGACGCTCCATGGCCTGGATTAACGCCAGATTTATTAAGTATTTTAACTGTAGTCGCTACTCAAGCTAAAGGAAGTATCTTAATTCATCAAAAAATGTTCGAAAGTAGATTATTTTTTGTAGATAAACTTATTGAAATGGGTGCGCAAATTATATTATGTGACCCTCATAGAGCTACTATTATTGGTTTAAATCATAAATCTCATCTTCGTGGAACTATATTAAATTCTCCAGATATAAGAGCTGGAATTTCTCTTCTTATAGCCGCTCTTTCTGCTCAAGGAACTAGTATAATAAAAAATATAGAACAAATAGATAGAGGATATGAAAATATAGATCAAAGATTACGTTTTTTAGGGGCAAAAATCGTAAGAATGGAATAAAAAAGTATTTTTTTTTAATTTTTTTAAAAAACCTACAATACTATTTTATACAAAATTTTTATAAAAATTGTTTCGTTTTTTTTTACATAAAACGGATAAATTTATGGAATAACTATATCAATAATTATTATTTTCTATAATGAAACAAAAACACAAAAATTTGTAATTTTAATGAATCTAAAGATTCAACCAAAAAAAAATAAATATTTTTTTTTCTGTATGAAAAACAAATAAGGTATTATTTATACTTTATAAATATAATAATATGAATAAAAATATAAAAATGATAAATTATGGAAAAATTTGAATACATAACCAAAGAAGGATTAAAAAAATTACAAAAAAAAATAGAAAGGTTAGAAAATATAGAACGTCCAAAAATATCTATGCAAATAGCAGAAGCTAGAGATAAAGGAGATCTTTCAGAAAATGCAGAATATGATGCAATAAAAGAAGCACAAGGATTTTTGGAAATGAATATAGCTAAATTAAAAAAAAAATTATCTAACGCACGTATTATAGACGGTTCGCAAATAAATAGAACTAGAGTTTCTATTCTTTCTACAGTAAGAGTGAAAAATCTAACTTATGGAGGAGAACAAATATATACTTTAGTACCAGAGGGAGAAGCTGATTTAAAATCAGGAAAAATTTCCATAAATACACCTATATCTACAGGATTATTAGGAAAACAAGTAGGACAAATTGCTCATATAAAGTTACCTAACAAAATGATACTTGATTATGAAATTTTAGAAATAGCGTTTAATGAATAATAACATTTTTCATAAAATAATAAAAAACGAGGTTTCTGCTTATAAAGTAGCAGAAAATTCTGATCATTTAGCTTTTTTAGATATTTATCCTATAAAAATAGGACATACTTTAGTAATACCAAAAAAAAGCAATAGAGATAAAATCTTTTCTCTTTCGGAAAAAGATTTTATCTCTATTATGTTTTTTACAAGAAAAGTAGCTATAGGTATAAAAAAAATAATTCCTTGTAATCGTATAGGAATATTTGTTATTGGATTTGAAATACCTCATGTTCACATTCACCTTATTCCTATGGATCAAGAAAGTGATGGAAATTTTTCAAAAAAAAGAATCGTTTTATCTGAAAAAAATTTTCAAATTTTATCTGAAAAAATAAAAAAAACTATAAAAATATAACTTGTTTTTAATGATTCCAATGAAATAAAATTTTTAATCCTTTTATTGTATGTAGTTTATCTTTAAAATGAATTTTTTTTGTTAAAGGGGTATATATATGAGATAATCCCCCAGTTGCAATAACAAAACAATTTGTTTTTAACTCTTTATTAACTCTATAGATCAACCCTTCTACCATACTTAAATATCCATATATAATTCCACTTTGAATACATGTTTCAGTATATTTTCCTAGTATATTGGGAGGTTTTTTTAATTCTATTTGTGACAATTGAGCTGTATTTCTAATTAACGCTGTTAAAGAACTATTTATTCCTGGAGCAATAATAATACCTTGAATAACACCATATTTATCAATACAAGTTAAGCTTAATGCTGTACCAAAATCTACAACTAAAGTTGTATTTTTATTATATAATGTATATGCAGCTATTGCATTAGCATATAAATCCGTTCCTAATTGATGAGAATCATGTTTAATAGAAGATGATGAGTATCTATCAACTATGATAGGTTTAATTTCATGTATTTCATATAAAGATTGTTCTACAATATTTGTTAAAGAAGGGACCACAGATCCAATGACGATATTATGTATTAATTTTGAAGAAATACCATACTGTTGATATATATTTCTAAATAATAAAACATATTCATCTAATGATCTATGTGGATTGCTATTAATAATCCATGAGTAATTACATTTTAAATTATAATTATTGTTAAATAGTCCAAAACGAATACTGTAATTTCCAATATTTATCGTTAACAACATGACTCACTTC of the Blattabacterium cuenoti genome contains:
- the murA gene encoding UDP-N-acetylglucosamine 1-carboxyvinyltransferase — its product is MGIFKIKGGFPLKGEIKPQGSKNESLQVLCAVLLTTEKLRIKNIPDIGDIKCLMKILRDIGVLIKKNGVGDYTFQAKNIDIEYLNTKKFREYGKSIRGSIMIAGPLLTRFRKVCIPIPGGDRIGRRRLDAHLTGLKLLGSYISYDKESQYFVLHTKNNNSLIGEYILMEEASITGTANVIMAATLAKGKTTVYNAACEPYIQQLCKLLKKMGAKIRGIGSNLIHITGVKELGSATHTVLPDMVEIGSWIGLSAITCSEIRIKNVSWDNLGIIPNTFQKMGIQLEKEKDDIYIPSKKYYEIKKLLNNAILTISDAPWPGLTPDLLSILTVVATQAKGSILIHQKMFESRLFFVDKLIEMGAQIILCDPHRATIIGLNHKSHLRGTILNSPDIRAGISLLIAALSAQGTSIIKNIEQIDRGYENIDQRLRFLGAKIVRME
- the greA gene encoding transcription elongation factor GreA; the protein is MEKFEYITKEGLKKLQKKIERLENIERPKISMQIAEARDKGDLSENAEYDAIKEAQGFLEMNIAKLKKKLSNARIIDGSQINRTRVSILSTVRVKNLTYGGEQIYTLVPEGEADLKSGKISINTPISTGLLGKQVGQIAHIKLPNKMILDYEILEIAFNE
- a CDS encoding HIT family protein, which gives rise to MNNNIFHKIIKNEVSAYKVAENSDHLAFLDIYPIKIGHTLVIPKKSNRDKIFSLSEKDFISIMFFTRKVAIGIKKIIPCNRIGIFVIGFEIPHVHIHLIPMDQESDGNFSKKRIVLSEKNFQILSEKIKKTIKI
- a CDS encoding type III pantothenate kinase; amino-acid sequence: MLLTINIGNYSIRFGLFNNNYNLKCNYSWIINSNPHRSLDEYVLLFRNIYQQYGISSKLIHNIVIGSVVPSLTNIVEQSLYEIHEIKPIIVDRYSSSSIKHDSHQLGTDLYANAIAAYTLYNKNTTLVVDFGTALSLTCIDKYGVIQGIIIAPGINSSLTALIRNTAQLSQIELKKPPNILGKYTETCIQSGIIYGYLSMVEGLIYRVNKELKTNCFVIATGGLSHIYTPLTKKIHFKDKLHTIKGLKILFHWNH